From Candidatus Xianfuyuplasma coldseepsis:
TCAATTTGTTGATCGCGTTGCACTAGCAATCGATCCAGATTATGAACCAGCCGAAGAACAAACTGGTGGAAACACTGGATTATATGTCGCTATCGGTGTTGGTGTTGTTGCCGTTGCTGGTGTTGGATTCTACTTCTTCACCAAAAAAAGCTAACACATAATTACATTAAAAAAACTCAATCTCAAACGAGATTGGGTTTTTTTGTGCTTATTGAATTTGATTCAAAATAGCATCTACTTGCATTTGATATGCTTCAACCAGCTTTTGATTAGACAAACTGGTGATATTTATACTTACATTCTTAAGGGCACCATGACACGCAGCTTGCAACTGTAACTCTGCCACTTCAACATCACTGATGGCATTCCTATTTCCATACGCTTTGATTGGTTCAATAGTACGAAGTGCTTTCATACAAAGATTAGCAACTCGTAATGGCACATCAATCGCATAAATGGTAGCTCCCTGAATGGCTTGTTGACGATATTTTATTTCGTCTTCAGTAGTTTTGGGAAGTTTGAAAGCGGTCATAATCTGATTAAATGCATCGGTGTCTTCATCAATCAATGGTATTAAATCTTGTTTGATGTCATCTAACTTGTTCCATGCATCAATGAATGCTTGTTGTTGGTCTTCACTATATTTATTAAATGCTTTGCGGCCGATGGTAATGTGTCCTACCATCCGTAGTAAAGCTACACCCATCGTCGCAGACAAAGCACTAACACTTCCACCACCTGGAGCAGGTGATGAGGAATCAACTTGGTTTATAAAATCTTCAATTGTATGATCAATTAATTTCATAGCTAGACGATTTCTCGATCTTTCACGACAAGGCGACCATTTTTAAAGACGTCTTTGGTATGGTTGACACCGAAATGGTACATAATATAGTCTAAATTAGGAGCATTCATAATGACAAGGTCGGCTTGTTTTCCCCGGGCGATACTACCAATTTTTTCCTTTAATCCAAGACTGTATGCTGGATTAATGGTTGCTGCTACTAGAATTTCGTATGGGGTCATCCGTAATTTATTCGCTGCGATTTGCATTGTTAGTTGATAGTTTTCGCTGGGACTACTTCCTGGATTGTAGTCCGATGAGATACTGACAATACATCCGCTATCAATCATATGACGAGCTTTCGCATAGTCTTTATCTAAGTAGAATGATGTGGCTGGAAGTAAGTTAGCGACGGTTTTGCTTTTTGCTAGTTTTTTGATGTCTTCGTCCGATGCAGCCATTAAGTGATCAGCACTTGATGCTTCAATATCAACTGCGAGTCCAGTACCACCATGGGGTTCAATTTCATCCGCATGAACTCGCAAATGGAATCCAAGTCGTTTTGCTTCTTCCAGTATCCGTTTTGTTTCCTCATTGGTAAAGGCCCCACTCT
This genomic window contains:
- a CDS encoding cyclodeaminase/cyclohydrolase family protein — translated: MKLIDHTIEDFINQVDSSSPAPGGGSVSALSATMGVALLRMVGHITIGRKAFNKYSEDQQQAFIDAWNKLDDIKQDLIPLIDEDTDAFNQIMTAFKLPKTTEDEIKYRQQAIQGATIYAIDVPLRVANLCMKALRTIEPIKAYGNRNAISDVEVAELQLQAACHGALKNVSINITSLSNQKLVEAYQMQVDAILNQIQ